One window from the genome of Dyella sp. A6 encodes:
- a CDS encoding DMT family transporter, translated as MIKGILLGFACFAAYAISDAFAKALHGTIPPYESVFFGGVLGLAALPFIMGPGDRWHQVFSAKRPHLWWIRAITGGVGNICSVTAFTLLPMAEVFSMIFLMPIFVTILSVVFLKEQVGWRRWTAVFVGFAGVLVVLRPGFRALGLGHLAATLCGLTAALSMVAMRMAGADEKRISLYGAGTIGPIVFGGLAMLPHFVVPDLHQVLLLAGYGLLAALAGVLLMYATLLAPANRVAPTQYSQMLWAIGFGYFLFGNSLDWPMLVGIVMILGAGLFTLVREEKVTRWWKRTKVL; from the coding sequence ATGATCAAAGGCATTCTGCTGGGCTTCGCCTGTTTCGCCGCATATGCGATCAGCGATGCCTTCGCCAAAGCATTGCACGGCACTATCCCTCCGTACGAGTCGGTCTTCTTCGGCGGCGTGCTGGGTCTGGCGGCCCTGCCGTTCATCATGGGACCGGGCGACCGCTGGCATCAGGTGTTCTCGGCCAAGCGGCCTCACCTGTGGTGGATCCGCGCGATCACCGGCGGTGTCGGCAATATCTGTTCGGTCACCGCGTTCACCCTGCTGCCGATGGCCGAGGTGTTCTCGATGATCTTCCTGATGCCGATCTTCGTGACCATCCTGTCCGTGGTGTTCCTGAAGGAACAGGTGGGCTGGCGGCGCTGGACCGCGGTGTTCGTCGGCTTCGCCGGTGTGCTGGTGGTGTTGCGCCCCGGCTTCCGCGCGCTGGGACTGGGGCATCTTGCGGCGACCCTGTGCGGTCTCACGGCAGCCTTGTCGATGGTCGCCATGCGCATGGCCGGGGCGGACGAAAAGCGCATCAGCCTGTATGGCGCTGGCACGATCGGGCCGATCGTGTTCGGTGGCCTGGCCATGTTGCCGCACTTCGTCGTTCCCGACCTGCACCAGGTACTGCTGCTGGCGGGCTACGGTCTGCTGGCGGCGCTGGCCGGCGTACTGCTGATGTATGCCACTCTGCTCGCCCCCGCCAACCGCGTGGCACCAACCCAGTACAGCCAGATGCTGTGGGCGATCGGCTTCGGCTACTTCCTGTTCGGCAATTCGCTGGACTGGCCGATGCTGGTCGGCATCGTGATGATCCTCGGTGCCGGGCTGTTCACGCTGGTCCGCGAGGAGAAGGTCACCCGCTGGTGGAAACGCACCAAGGTGCTCTGA
- a CDS encoding aldo/keto reductase: protein MPTQAPPDHAFEMSPVVAGLWRIADWELDVPARVRWIEQALELGITSFDHADIYGDYRAESLFGEALQHAPALRRRMQLVTKCGIRLRSAQRPYRLNHYDASADYVRAQVEQSLRNLRTEQLDLVLIHRPDYLMDATVLADTFASLTREGKVARWGVSNHTTGQFALLHAHHPLVTNQLELSPLHMQALDDGTLDQAQQLGLRPMIWSPLGGGRLFAGDDPQALRVRGEMEAIAARLGISLTTLAFAWILRHPSRPHPITGSGRIERLREAVAALDVTLEAEDWYAIWTASKGHPVP from the coding sequence GTGCCGACTCAAGCCCCACCCGATCACGCGTTCGAAATGTCGCCCGTCGTCGCCGGACTGTGGCGCATCGCGGACTGGGAGCTGGACGTGCCAGCACGTGTCCGCTGGATCGAACAGGCGCTGGAACTGGGCATCACCAGCTTCGACCATGCGGATATCTACGGCGACTACCGCGCCGAGTCGCTGTTCGGCGAAGCACTGCAGCATGCACCTGCGCTACGCCGGCGCATGCAACTGGTGACCAAGTGCGGCATTCGCCTGCGCTCGGCCCAGCGCCCCTACCGGCTCAATCATTACGACGCGTCGGCCGACTATGTCCGTGCACAGGTGGAGCAGTCGCTGCGCAACCTGCGTACCGAGCAACTGGACCTGGTGCTGATCCATCGCCCCGACTACCTGATGGATGCCACGGTTCTGGCCGACACCTTCGCCAGCCTCACCCGCGAGGGCAAGGTGGCGCGCTGGGGCGTATCCAATCACACAACCGGCCAGTTCGCCCTGCTGCACGCACATCACCCGCTGGTGACCAACCAGCTCGAACTGTCGCCGCTGCACATGCAGGCGCTGGACGACGGCACACTGGACCAGGCACAGCAACTGGGACTGCGCCCGATGATCTGGTCGCCGCTGGGTGGCGGTCGCCTGTTCGCCGGCGACGACCCGCAGGCCCTGCGGGTGCGCGGCGAAATGGAGGCGATCGCCGCACGCCTCGGCATCAGTCTCACCACCCTGGCTTTTGCCTGGATCCTGCGCCACCCCTCGCGCCCCCACCCGATCACCGGCAGTGGACGTATCGAGCGACTGCGCGAAGCCGTCGCCGCATTGGACGTGACGCTCGAGGCCGAGGACTGGTACGCGATCTGGACTGCCAGCAAGGGGCATCCGGTGCCTTGA
- a CDS encoding 5'-nucleotidase, giving the protein MTLPTAHDPASSTDNRLVVAISSRALFDLGDSHALFERDGLDAYRSFQIEHENEILKPGVAFPLVQKLLDLNRLAGDVPPVEVILLSRNSGDTGLRIFNAIQHYGLEISRAAFTSGAPTSDYIAPFRADLFLSANAEDVGRALKAGVAAATILPSTAPPRATEQLRIAFDGDAVIFGDEGERVSREEGLEAFHRNESEHAEEPLSVGPFRGFLTALHRLQAAFPAENSPIRTALVTARSAPAHKRVILTLRRWGVRIDEALFLGGRDKGPFLDAFGADIFFDDSPANVESARRHVATGHVPHGVSNG; this is encoded by the coding sequence ATGACCCTGCCGACCGCTCACGATCCCGCGTCCTCCACCGACAACCGCCTGGTGGTGGCGATTTCGTCGCGTGCCCTGTTCGATCTGGGCGACAGTCATGCGCTGTTCGAGCGCGACGGGCTGGACGCCTACCGCAGCTTCCAGATCGAGCACGAGAACGAGATACTCAAGCCGGGCGTGGCCTTCCCGCTGGTGCAGAAGTTGCTCGACCTCAACCGGCTGGCCGGTGACGTGCCGCCGGTGGAAGTGATCCTGCTTTCGCGCAATTCGGGTGACACTGGCCTGCGCATCTTCAACGCGATCCAGCATTACGGGCTGGAGATCAGCCGGGCGGCCTTCACCAGTGGCGCGCCCACCTCGGACTACATCGCACCGTTCCGGGCGGACCTGTTTCTTTCGGCGAATGCCGAGGACGTGGGGCGAGCACTCAAGGCTGGCGTGGCGGCGGCGACCATCCTGCCGAGCACCGCGCCGCCGCGCGCTACCGAGCAGTTGCGGATTGCCTTCGACGGCGATGCGGTGATCTTTGGCGACGAAGGCGAGCGCGTCTCGCGTGAAGAGGGTCTGGAAGCCTTTCATCGCAACGAGAGCGAGCATGCCGAGGAGCCGCTGTCGGTCGGTCCGTTCCGTGGCTTCCTGACAGCCCTTCATCGTCTGCAGGCGGCGTTTCCCGCGGAGAACTCGCCGATCCGCACGGCCTTGGTCACCGCGCGGTCGGCGCCCGCGCACAAACGCGTAATCCTCACCCTTCGTCGCTGGGGCGTTCGCATCGACGAAGCCCTGTTCCTCGGCGGTCGCGACAAGGGGCCGTTCCTGGATGCGTTCGGCGCCGACATCTTCTTCGACGATTCGCCGGCCAATGTGGAGTCCGCACGGCGACATGTGGCCACCGGGCACGTGCCGCACGGGGTCAGCAACGGCTGA
- a CDS encoding c-type cytochrome, producing MRLAIIVVAAFFAGGCSSQGTPATGHAVHGEVVAKARCAACHGPDGNSSIAMYPRLAGMRASYLYGQLVSFRNGERPSAVMASIVHGLSNQDELDVSAFFAGQSRARDAAGPADLMAEGRQLFRLGASHEEIPACADCHLPGAGRMGSMGGMGMMMGTPGPVLYGQHAAYIQAQLRAFANGTRPTAVMHGIARALTARQVQAIAAYLAAHP from the coding sequence GTGCGCCTGGCCATCATTGTGGTCGCTGCTTTTTTTGCCGGCGGCTGCTCTTCGCAGGGCACTCCGGCGACCGGCCACGCGGTTCATGGGGAAGTCGTGGCGAAGGCGCGTTGCGCGGCTTGTCACGGCCCCGACGGCAACAGCTCCATCGCCATGTACCCACGGCTGGCCGGTATGCGCGCCAGCTACCTGTACGGGCAGCTGGTTTCCTTCCGGAACGGTGAGCGACCCTCTGCGGTGATGGCCTCGATAGTGCATGGCCTGTCCAACCAGGACGAACTCGATGTGTCTGCGTTCTTCGCGGGCCAGAGCCGTGCGCGGGATGCAGCGGGCCCGGCTGACCTGATGGCGGAAGGCCGTCAGCTGTTCCGTCTCGGTGCCAGCCATGAAGAGATTCCGGCCTGTGCTGACTGCCACCTGCCGGGTGCCGGCCGGATGGGGTCGATGGGAGGAATGGGCATGATGATGGGCACGCCCGGACCAGTGTTGTACGGCCAGCATGCGGCCTACATCCAGGCTCAATTGCGTGCCTTTGCCAACGGCACCCGGCCGACTGCAGTGATGCACGGTATTGCGCGCGCGCTGACCGCCCGACAGGTGCAGGCGATAGCCGCATATCTGGCAGCCCACCCCTGA
- a CDS encoding methyl-accepting chemotaxis protein produces the protein MITRFRAAARRLFKRPAPTIKLRLIGVAALLYVLLVAIAYLGLAGISRSNDSLLSMYRGDLTPLLAANRIARNQQGEFIALGEAARQVGNISIVSQQVEVVRHFDAQNEKLIRQISAQPMSADAARTWKQFVASFKRVNRIIGNVSASMLKGDTGSADVLYDFLLPNMTMMYDALDHFISLRETAATTLHQQASATYRRLRLLIVTAIGAGMLMTLLVGWLTLRSILRGVREAVVTAEAIAAGRLGNDIDSARGDEIGALLRAFRRMDGQLQGIVGQVREGALAVGLSAGEISRGNDDLSQRTQSQAASLEETAASLEEMTATVKQNALNAASADQQAREARQHAEQGRVVAGQVAAAMRDIDTASNQMADIVGLIDEIAFQTNLLSLNAAVEAARAGEQGRGFAVVAAEVRQLAQRSAAAARDIRALIVNSAEKVRVGSELTEASGSSLGAIVTSIARVTDTVADIAAASGEQSSGIAQISRVVTQIDDATQQNAALVEQATAASRAMHERADELQRLVAFFRTQPADLGASVQQDRKPQAGPMRDAGAPAWV, from the coding sequence ATGATCACCCGTTTTCGCGCCGCCGCCAGGCGCCTGTTCAAACGCCCCGCACCGACCATCAAGCTGCGGCTGATCGGCGTTGCCGCGCTGCTTTACGTCTTGCTCGTGGCGATTGCCTATCTCGGGCTGGCTGGCATCTCCCGGTCCAACGACAGTCTGCTGTCGATGTACCGGGGCGACCTGACGCCGTTGTTGGCGGCCAATCGCATCGCGCGCAACCAGCAGGGCGAATTCATTGCCCTCGGTGAGGCGGCCCGGCAGGTCGGCAACATTTCCATTGTGAGCCAGCAGGTCGAGGTGGTCCGCCATTTCGATGCCCAGAACGAAAAGCTGATCAGGCAGATTTCGGCACAGCCGATGTCGGCCGATGCCGCCAGGACGTGGAAGCAGTTCGTCGCCTCGTTCAAGCGTGTGAACCGGATCATCGGCAATGTTTCGGCATCGATGCTGAAGGGCGATACCGGAAGCGCCGATGTGCTATACGACTTCCTGCTGCCGAATATGACCATGATGTACGACGCGCTGGATCATTTCATCAGCCTGCGCGAGACGGCGGCAACGACGCTGCACCAGCAGGCTTCGGCCACGTACCGGCGGCTACGCCTGCTGATCGTGACTGCCATCGGGGCCGGCATGCTGATGACCTTGCTGGTCGGCTGGCTGACGCTTCGCTCGATCCTGCGCGGCGTGCGCGAAGCAGTAGTGACGGCTGAGGCGATTGCCGCGGGGCGACTCGGCAACGACATCGATAGCGCGCGGGGCGACGAAATCGGTGCGCTGCTGCGTGCTTTCCGGCGTATGGATGGACAGCTGCAGGGCATCGTCGGCCAGGTGCGCGAGGGCGCCCTGGCGGTCGGCCTGAGTGCCGGAGAGATCTCGCGCGGCAACGACGACCTCAGCCAGCGTACGCAGTCCCAGGCCGCGAGCCTGGAAGAAACCGCTGCGTCGCTGGAAGAAATGACCGCGACGGTGAAGCAGAACGCGCTCAATGCGGCTTCGGCCGACCAGCAGGCGCGTGAGGCTCGACAGCATGCGGAACAGGGCCGTGTCGTGGCCGGCCAGGTCGCTGCGGCGATGCGCGATATCGATACCGCCAGCAACCAGATGGCGGATATCGTCGGGTTGATCGACGAAATCGCCTTCCAGACCAACCTGTTGTCGCTCAACGCCGCCGTCGAGGCCGCGCGGGCTGGCGAACAGGGGCGTGGCTTTGCCGTGGTCGCGGCCGAGGTACGCCAGCTTGCCCAGCGCTCTGCCGCGGCGGCCAGGGACATCCGCGCGCTGATCGTGAACAGTGCCGAAAAAGTTCGCGTCGGCAGCGAACTGACCGAAGCGAGCGGGAGCAGCCTGGGCGCCATCGTGACCAGCATCGCCCGGGTCACCGACACGGTTGCCGATATCGCGGCGGCCAGCGGCGAGCAGTCGTCGGGCATTGCCCAGATCAGTCGGGTCGTCACCCAGATCGACGATGCGACCCAGCAGAATGCGGCGCTGGTCGAGCAGGCGACGGCAGCCTCGCGGGCCATGCACGAGCGCGCCGACGAACTGCAACGGCTGGTGGCGTTCTTCCGGACGCAGCCAGCGGATCTGGGTGCATCGGTACAACAGGATCGCAAACCGCAGGCGGGGCCCATGCGGGATGCCGGAGCGCCCGCCTGGGTCTAG
- a CDS encoding 2-hydroxyacyl-CoA dehydratase, producing the protein MAALEKTQKPLTREQQLVVARTEFLDLQRRFDLTIADVVAFFPEEEGIGYLQQLIEASSAKPPRKR; encoded by the coding sequence TTGGCCGCCCTCGAAAAGACACAGAAGCCGCTGACACGCGAGCAGCAATTGGTAGTGGCCAGAACGGAGTTTCTGGACCTGCAGCGTCGCTTCGACCTGACCATTGCCGATGTGGTGGCGTTCTTTCCCGAAGAGGAAGGCATCGGCTACCTGCAGCAGTTGATCGAGGCATCCTCGGCCAAGCCGCCCCGCAAGCGCTGA
- a CDS encoding NAD-dependent protein deacetylase, producing the protein MLDIPTTPAPQAGATALAAFVDAHPRLFVLTGAGCSTGSGIPDYRDALGRWKRPQPVTYQAFTGDVATRKRYWARSLVGWRRFGQATPNAVHHALVRLEQQARLTLLLTQNVDRLHQAAGQLNVIDLHGRLDRVRCLDCGLSMPRTDLQDELLRLNPDWATVEASDAPDGDADLEADFAHFEVPACPRCAGMLKPDVVFFGEGVPRKRVDAGMQALDDADAMLVVGSSLMVYSGFRFARAAARTGKPLAAVNLGRTRADDLLQLKIELPCDEAFSFLA; encoded by the coding sequence ATGCTGGATATCCCGACAACACCGGCGCCCCAGGCCGGCGCCACTGCACTGGCGGCATTCGTCGATGCCCATCCGCGCCTGTTCGTGCTGACCGGTGCGGGCTGCAGCACCGGCTCGGGCATTCCCGACTATCGCGATGCACTTGGCCGCTGGAAGCGTCCGCAACCGGTGACCTACCAGGCCTTCACTGGCGACGTGGCCACCCGCAAGCGCTACTGGGCCCGCAGTCTGGTCGGCTGGCGCCGGTTCGGACAGGCCACGCCGAATGCCGTACACCATGCCCTGGTCCGGCTCGAACAACAGGCAAGGCTGACGCTGCTGCTTACCCAGAACGTCGATCGCCTGCACCAGGCGGCAGGCCAGCTGAACGTGATCGACCTGCATGGCCGGCTGGACCGCGTGCGCTGCCTGGACTGTGGGCTGTCCATGCCGCGCACCGACCTGCAGGACGAACTGCTGCGACTGAATCCCGACTGGGCCACCGTCGAAGCCAGCGACGCCCCCGATGGCGATGCCGACCTGGAGGCCGACTTCGCCCATTTCGAGGTACCCGCCTGCCCGCGCTGTGCCGGCATGCTCAAGCCGGACGTGGTGTTCTTCGGCGAAGGCGTGCCGCGCAAACGTGTCGACGCGGGCATGCAGGCGCTGGATGACGCCGACGCCATGCTGGTGGTGGGCTCGTCGCTGATGGTGTATTCGGGCTTCCGCTTCGCCCGGGCAGCCGCCCGCACCGGCAAGCCGCTGGCGGCCGTGAACCTGGGGCGGACCCGTGCCGATGACCTGCTTCAACTGAAGATCGAGTTGCCCTGCGACGAGGCGTTTTCGTTTCTCGCCTGA
- the tadA gene encoding tRNA adenosine(34) deaminase TadA, whose product MQRALQLAAHARDAEGEVPVGAVLVMDDEIVGLGWNRNITLHDPTAHAEIMALRAGGEKTTNHRLVGATLYVTLEPCSMCAMALIHARIGRVVYAATDPKTGAAGSVFDTLIDPRHNHRLTVQGGLLADEASTMLREFFRARRS is encoded by the coding sequence ATGCAGCGCGCGTTGCAGCTGGCCGCACATGCCCGCGATGCCGAAGGCGAAGTGCCGGTGGGCGCGGTACTGGTGATGGACGACGAGATTGTCGGTCTGGGCTGGAACCGCAACATCACCCTGCACGACCCGACCGCGCATGCCGAGATCATGGCGCTGCGCGCGGGCGGCGAAAAAACGACCAATCACCGGCTCGTGGGCGCCACGCTGTATGTCACGCTGGAGCCGTGCTCGATGTGCGCGATGGCGCTGATCCATGCCCGCATTGGTCGCGTGGTATACGCCGCCACCGATCCCAAGACCGGTGCCGCCGGCAGCGTGTTCGACACCTTGATCGACCCGCGCCACAACCATCGGCTGACCGTGCAGGGCGGACTGCTGGCCGACGAGGCGTCGACGATGCTGCGCGAGTTCTTCCGCGCCCGCCGTTCCTGA